Below is a genomic region from Spirosoma radiotolerans.
GGTTGGAGCTGATCAACACCCAGTACTGGATCGCTTCGTTCCTGAATGGCCCTGAAGTATTCGCTAATTTCCGGCGGAGTGGTTTCCCCGCGCTGACGCCTAACCCCTATCCGGGCAAGGAAATAAAGGGCAATTTCATCAATCGCTTGTCGTATCCCGATTCAGAGCAGTCGGTCAATACGGCCAACCGGCAGGAAGCCGTTACCCGGCAGGGAGCCGACAACCTCGACACCCGCGTTTGGTGGGACAAGCAATAACCATTTTCTTTCTATTCCACATGAACAGGCCCGACCGTAACTGGTTGGGCTTATTCGTTTCCAGCCTCTTAACCTGAGGGCTTTGCCATTGTGCTGTCAGTTTCTTAAAACCTGTTGAATGGGCGGTCAGCCTGCCGTCAAGCTAACGAGGTTTTGACCGGGCTGGCGTTCCAGAAACCCTTCTCCGTGGTCGTTAGGACACAACCCACTTCTCCAGATGGCGACTCCGTTGCTGACGCCCGTGAGGGCTGTGATGACACAGTTCCTGTAGTACAAAGAGTACGCAATCCATTTATTCAGAAAACCCGGTTTCTAATCCTGTTCAACATTACGGCTGGAATCAGACTTTTCGCTACGGAGAGCATCAAACCCCTAAAGGCCTGAGGTAAAATATTCTTTTGCATCAACAACAGATCGTGTGGCAGCAACGTGGACACCGATGTTTGCGGCAGCGTGACATAATCCGATCGTGTGCCGAATCCTAAATAACGCAGGACTTCGGGACTTGTATCGTTCACAAAGGCGGGATTGATCAGCAGCCGCTCGCCATGACCAGCGTAGTTCTCCGACATCTCGTCTACCTGAAAAATAAACGTATACCGTCTGAAACCGGCGCATTTGAACGGCTCTGCCCGATGGACTAGATGTGAATTGGATAAAATCAGCGTTCCTTTTGGCGCACGGACAGATACGATTTGATCCGCATAGTTGTCGTTGATGTATTTATCTGAAAAATAACGATCCGTGCTGGTATCGGCCCAGGTATAGGACTCTGGAATTAATTGAAACGGATTGATGTCCGATACATCACTTAGGTAGAACAGAAAGACGAGCCCAGGCATGCTATGCTTAGCTTTGTATTTATTCTCCGCCAGCAGATTATTATCCGTATGCCACGGCAAGTGTGCCTGCGTATGCGTTTCGTATAAGCGCTGACTACTTAACTTAAACGGTCCATCAAAATAGTTTCGACAGATAGCCCTTACCTGTTCGGACGTGATAATGTCATAACACTGTTGCGATACGGCTAGTGTATGTGAGAGAAAGTTACTCCAGGACGAACGAACAACACCTACGTTGTTATTATTTATTAAATAATCTTTTATCTCAATTTTATTGACAATATCTGCCAATGTCCCTAGCGCTATAGCTTTTTCAAAAATACGATATCCTTTTTTAGTCCTAAGTTCATCGGCAATTTCCTTAGGGTCAGCTTCATTAAAAATAGGAGTGAATAGTTGTGGAATCATAGTCGTCAATAGTAAAATACAGTAAACAAGGAAGGGATATACCAAACTGACTAATAGCGCTATATACTTAGTAATTTCTACGCTGAAAGTACTACTATTTTTTAATACCTGAGGCAGGACAACTAACCGCTAAATATATTTACTGCTATAAAAATCAGCAATTAAATGCCTGATAATGAATAAACTACCTAAATATATATCTTAACGCAATTTGAATAATTGGCTATAATATGTTCATAGTTTACCCAAATCTATAACTATCATTTTTAATTATTAATCAATAAAGTATAGGCCCTTTGTTACTTCACATTTTATGTTCACGAAAAGCATAATAAATAAATAGTTACTTTAGGTATTTCGAATAAAATATAAATAATTTCCACAGACGGTTTTACACAAAATATCGCCTGAATTGCAACTACGAACGCTGCAATTCAGGCGATACACGCACTGCGCTATTTTATATGATTATTCGTATTTGACGGACTGGCCAGCGACAAGTAAATTATCAACTTATAAACTAACGTTCGAATACTACGTCAGCAAAATAACCTTGACTATCCGTAAACCAAGCCGTCACCGAGAAGCCTGTCTGTTGAGCTAGCTGCTCGATCTGTGTCCGGCTAAATTTGCGTGATATTTCAGTATGAATTATTTCACCGGGTTGAAAGGGCACCTGCATATCCAATGCCTTAATCGTTACGGTCTGCACTTTCTGGCTTACCAGATAGGACCGCGCTTCACCATTTTCAGGATTATAGGTCTCATAATGGTCAAAAGCATCCAGATCGAAATTGGCCTCCAGTTCACGGTTAATTCGCCGGAGGAGATTCAGATTGAACGCCTTTGTTAAGCCTTCCCGGTCATTATAGGCCGTATGAATTATGGCAGGATTTTTTTGCAGGTCAAATCCCGTCAGCACAATGTCGCCGGGTTGTAACCGGTCATGCAGTTGCTGATAGAAATCAACGGCATCATCCGGCGCAAAATTGCCAATGTTTGAGCCCAGAAATAGAGCAACCTTGCGGTTATCTGTTTCCTGAGAAAGCAGTTCCAGCGCGCTGAAGTAATCATCGTGGCGCGGATTTACCTGCAAATCAGGCCACTGTCTTCGCACGTCGGCAACCAGTCCATCCAGTGCATCGGCTGAAATGTCAATTGGCGCGTAGGTGAAATCTGCTTTCTGGCTTTCAAAAAAACCGAGCAGAATTTTTGTTTTCAGGCCATCGCCCGCCCCAAGTTCGACTAACTCGAAAGGCTGATTGCCGGGCGAAAACTGTCGCAACATGTCCGCTTTATGCGTTTCCAGAATTTCATACTCCGACCGGGTCAGGTAATAGTCCGGCGAGTGCATGATTTCAGCAAATAACCGGCTGCCTTCGGCGTCGTAAAAGAAACGCGACGATAAGCGCTTGGGTGTTGTCTGTAAACCTGTTCGTACTTCATCGGCAAGAGCTGCTGACTCTGGCAGTTGACTATCCACAATAGCTGCTCCCATCCCAATTGGCCCGCTAACCCGCTCTAATTCAGCAGCACATTGCCCTATGCCCATTGCTTCTAGTTCTTCACTACACGTATTCCCGTATACTGCCATCGCTTGTCTGGTTGAAAAAAATTGCGGTAAGTGGCCCGTGAATGTCCCTCAGGCGTAGCTACAGATGCCCCGCGCAAAACCATCTGTCCACTCATAAATTTACCGTTGTATTCGCCCACAGCTCCTTCGGCAGTTACAAAGCCGGGATAAGGCAAGTAGGCTGAATTGGTCCACTCCCACCGCGCACCCCAGTTAAGTTGTGGAGCAGCCGCTTCCCACTCAAGTTCAGTTGGTAACCGCTGGCCTGTCCATCGGGCATAGGCATCAGCTTCATAATGGCTTACATGGCAAACCGGTGCATTCAGATCAACGGGCCGCAGCCCGTCGAGGGTGTACTGCCACCACGCGCCATCGATCCGGTGCCAGTATAAAGGTGCCTGAATATCATTTGCTTTCACCCACGCCCAGCCGTCGGAAAGCCAGTGCCGGAAGTTTTGATAACCACCTGATTCGACGAAAGCAAGATACGCTTCATTGGTCACCAAATTTCCATTAAGCGTCGTTTTGTTCAGATACACCTTGTGCGATCCCACCTCATTATCGAAGTAAAAAGAGCCGCCAGTCTGACTATCTGGTGAGTGATAACCAATCGTGTATATTCCTTCGGCAAGTACGGCATCGGGACTTGGCAACTGCGATTGGTGCTCCTGAAAAGGCATCTCGATAGCCGGTAGCAATGGGTTATGCCCCAGAATGTACTTGATGTCTGTAATGAGTAGCTCCTGATGCTGTTGCTCGTGGTTCAGCCCCAGCAGAATCAGCGCATGGAGGTCAGGCGATAGCTCAGCCGTGTCTAAAAAACGGCTCATCTGCTCGTCTACATAAGCCCGGTAGGCATACACGCCCGCTACCGTCGGGCGACTGAGATTTCCACGATCGGTACGTAGGACGCGTTTCCCAACCGTTTCATAATAACTATTGAAAACGTAGCTGAAATCGTCGTGAAAAATGCGATAACCGGGTACATTGGGTTTCAACACGAATGTCTCCCAAAACCAGGTTGTATGCCCCAGATGCCACTTTGGCGGGCTAACATCGGCAACAGGTTGTACGACATAATCTTCGGTTTCGAGACCCCGGCATATGGCCTCAGAATGCAACCGTACCCGATAGTATTGTTCGGTAAGCGTTTGTTCGGCAATCATTCAGATTTGTCGTTATGAGCGCTCTAAAAGTCTATAGAGTGTACTATTTGTTTAACGATAAATGAAGCACCTTGTTTAGTATTCAGCCATTTGTTCATCAGCATAGCACCAAAGCCAGCGCTCGCCGGGTTCGGCAGAAGCGACAACCGGGTGTTCACTCGCCCGAAAATGCTTTGTTGCATGCTTATTGGGCGACGAATCGCAGCAAAGCGTTGTTCCGCAGGTCTGGCAAGTACGCAAATGAACCCACGAATCGCCCGTTTTGATGCATTCTTCACAAACATAATCACTGGCAACCCGGAGCTCCGTGATTGCGGATAAATGAGAGCAAATTGTTGGCTTAACCATAAGAAAGATATAGGATATGGGATGTAGGATGTATGGCAAAACGTCACTCCAAGGGCTATGTCCTCACAGCCCTCCCTACAGGATGGTTACCCCGTTGCTGACGCCTGAGAGGGCCGTGTCCTCACGGCCCTTGGAGGATATGGGATGTATGGTGTAGGCTGTATGATGTATTTTGCCTATATCATACAGCCTACACCATACATCTCTTCTAACTCTCTGCCAGGTATTTATGAACGAAACTTACGGCCATGGCACCTTCGCCAACGGCCGATGCAACCCGGTTCATAGCCCCCGCCCGAACATCGCCAGCGGCAAAAATTCCTGCGCTACAGGTTTCGAGCGAGAACGGCTCCCGATTGTATCGCCAGACTTGTTTGAAATCGGCATACTTGGCTAAGTCGCGGCCCGTGGCAATAAATCCTTTAGCATCTTTGATAATGTCCATTTCAATCCAATCGGTTAGGGGTTTTGTACCGATGAAAATGAAGAGGCCACCCGCCTGCACAGTCCGGCGTTCTTTGTTGTCCATGTTTTCCAACACCAGGCATTCCAGCCGCTCCTTGCCCAGCCCCTCCACGACTTCAGTACAACCCAATACGGTGATATTGGGGGTCTTGTCGATCTGATCAATCAAATACTGCGACATCGTTTCAGACAGATCGGGGCGACGTACACATATATATACTTCGGAAGCCGTTCGGGAGAGGTACATAGCCCCCTGCCCGGCTGAATTCCCTCCGCCAACAATATAAACAGGTTGCCCTTTAAAGGCAAAGGCTTCGGTAGTAGCGGCTCCGTAATAGACACCCGCACCCGTGTATTTCTGAAGACTTTCGTTGTCCAACTGGTGATACGAAACACCTGTACTTAGGATAATGGACCGTGCGACAACTTCATTGCCCCCACCTAACGCGATGTGCTTGTATTGACCCTGCGACTTGATAGACACCACTTCCTGCGGAGCCAGAAACTCCACTCCGAACCGTTGTGCCTGCGTAATAGCCCGCCGTGTCAGATCGGCCCCACTCAGGCCATTGGGGAAGCCCAGGTAGTTTTCAATCCGTGAGCTGGTGCCGGCCTGTCCACCAGGGGCCCGTTTATCAATCAAAATTGTTTTTAAGCCTTCTGAACCGCCATATACGGCAGCTGCCAGCCCGGCGGGACCCGCGCCGATAATAGCCAGATCATAGAGCCCTTCCGATGCTTTGGGTTGTAAGCCAAGCTTTTCGCCCAGATCGGCCAGCGTCGGTTGTTGTAGCACCGCTCCACCCTCAAGGATAACAATGGGCAAATCACTGGCACTTAATCCGTGCAGGTCGAGCAGTTCCTGCGCCTGGGGATTGCCTTCAATATCAAACCATTGGTAAGGAAAGAGATTACCCGCCAAAAAGTCTTTTAACTCGTGCGAACGGGGCGAAAACTGGTAACCAACCAGCTTCAACCCTGCGGAGGGTGGCCTGTAGTCTGAAAACCAGTCGCTCAGCAGATCGTCCAATACCGGGTACAGTTTTTCTTCGGGTGGGTCCCAGGGTTTGGCAATGTAATAGTCCAGTTG
It encodes:
- a CDS encoding phytanoyl-CoA dioxygenase family protein, which produces MIPQLFTPIFNEADPKEIADELRTKKGYRIFEKAIALGTLADIVNKIEIKDYLINNNNVGVVRSSWSNFLSHTLAVSQQCYDIITSEQVRAICRNYFDGPFKLSSQRLYETHTQAHLPWHTDNNLLAENKYKAKHSMPGLVFLFYLSDVSDINPFQLIPESYTWADTSTDRYFSDKYINDNYADQIVSVRAPKGTLILSNSHLVHRAEPFKCAGFRRYTFIFQVDEMSENYAGHGERLLINPAFVNDTSPEVLRYLGFGTRSDYVTLPQTSVSTLLPHDLLLMQKNILPQAFRGLMLSVAKSLIPAVMLNRIRNRVF
- the egtD gene encoding L-histidine N(alpha)-methyltransferase, with product MAVYGNTCSEELEAMGIGQCAAELERVSGPIGMGAAIVDSQLPESAALADEVRTGLQTTPKRLSSRFFYDAEGSRLFAEIMHSPDYYLTRSEYEILETHKADMLRQFSPGNQPFELVELGAGDGLKTKILLGFFESQKADFTYAPIDISADALDGLVADVRRQWPDLQVNPRHDDYFSALELLSQETDNRKVALFLGSNIGNFAPDDAVDFYQQLHDRLQPGDIVLTGFDLQKNPAIIHTAYNDREGLTKAFNLNLLRRINRELEANFDLDAFDHYETYNPENGEARSYLVSQKVQTVTIKALDMQVPFQPGEIIHTEISRKFSRTQIEQLAQQTGFSVTAWFTDSQGYFADVVFER
- the egtB gene encoding ergothioneine biosynthesis protein EgtB; the protein is MIAEQTLTEQYYRVRLHSEAICRGLETEDYVVQPVADVSPPKWHLGHTTWFWETFVLKPNVPGYRIFHDDFSYVFNSYYETVGKRVLRTDRGNLSRPTVAGVYAYRAYVDEQMSRFLDTAELSPDLHALILLGLNHEQQHQELLITDIKYILGHNPLLPAIEMPFQEHQSQLPSPDAVLAEGIYTIGYHSPDSQTGGSFYFDNEVGSHKVYLNKTTLNGNLVTNEAYLAFVESGGYQNFRHWLSDGWAWVKANDIQAPLYWHRIDGAWWQYTLDGLRPVDLNAPVCHVSHYEADAYARWTGQRLPTELEWEAAAPQLNWGARWEWTNSAYLPYPGFVTAEGAVGEYNGKFMSGQMVLRGASVATPEGHSRATYRNFFQPDKRWQYTGIRVVKN
- a CDS encoding UBP-type zinc finger domain-containing protein, with protein sequence MVKPTICSHLSAITELRVASDYVCEECIKTGDSWVHLRTCQTCGTTLCCDSSPNKHATKHFRASEHPVVASAEPGERWLWCYADEQMAEY
- a CDS encoding FAD-dependent oxidoreductase, producing MKLPIIFSIDDDPQVLQAIQHDLRQQYRKKYRILCTSSAQEALDSLAELKKKGEEVALFLSDQRMPSMTGVEFLTQARKVFPNAKRVLLTAYSDIDAAVRAINEVQLDYYIAKPWDPPEEKLYPVLDDLLSDWFSDYRPPSAGLKLVGYQFSPRSHELKDFLAGNLFPYQWFDIEGNPQAQELLDLHGLSASDLPIVILEGGAVLQQPTLADLGEKLGLQPKASEGLYDLAIIGAGPAGLAAAVYGGSEGLKTILIDKRAPGGQAGTSSRIENYLGFPNGLSGADLTRRAITQAQRFGVEFLAPQEVVSIKSQGQYKHIALGGGNEVVARSIILSTGVSYHQLDNESLQKYTGAGVYYGAATTEAFAFKGQPVYIVGGGNSAGQGAMYLSRTASEVYICVRRPDLSETMSQYLIDQIDKTPNITVLGCTEVVEGLGKERLECLVLENMDNKERRTVQAGGLFIFIGTKPLTDWIEMDIIKDAKGFIATGRDLAKYADFKQVWRYNREPFSLETCSAGIFAAGDVRAGAMNRVASAVGEGAMAVSFVHKYLAES